The Abditibacteriota bacterium genome has a window encoding:
- a CDS encoding mechanosensitive ion channel, translated as MSATVGTVCLKILLVIIIYLIVRKILDKIIGVWAKKMLTITNKVGEKVGSPEQVAARVQTLETVLRSTVAFVLGFVMIMILLGLVGIDLAPLLATAGVAGLAVGFGAQKLVKDVVSGFIIIAENQYCVGEKVTIGGATGEVVELGIRCTRIKDEEGNIHILSNGDVAAVTNHSRNEA; from the coding sequence ATGAGCGCCACCGTCGGCACTGTCTGTCTCAAGATCCTGCTGGTGATAATAATCTATCTCATCGTCCGCAAGATCCTGGACAAGATCATCGGGGTATGGGCAAAGAAAATGCTGACCATCACCAACAAGGTGGGCGAAAAGGTCGGCTCCCCCGAGCAGGTAGCGGCCAGAGTCCAGACTCTGGAGACCGTCCTCAGATCCACCGTAGCCTTTGTGCTGGGCTTTGTGATGATCATGATCCTGCTGGGCCTGGTAGGCATTGACCTGGCTCCTCTGCTGGCCACCGCCGGCGTGGCCGGTCTGGCCGTGGGCTTCGGCGCCCAGAAGCTGGTGAAGGACGTGGTGTCCGGCTTCATCATCATAGCCGAGAACCAGTACTGCGTAGGCGAAAAGGTGACCATCGGCGGAGCCACCGGCGAAGTAGTGGAGCTGGGTATCCGCTGCACCCGCATCAAGGATGAGGAGGGCAACATCCACATCCTGTCCAACGGAGACGTGGCAGCAGTGACCAATCACTCCAGGAATGAAGCATAG
- a CDS encoding AMP-binding protein produces the protein MKERYLEECEFSSYEDMRNRFRFRIPDNFNFGFDVVDAWADEEPEKRALVWANPQGEERTFTFTDIKRLSNQTVNYLKRVGVKKGDVVMLVLKRRWEYWVISVACHKLGAIALPVNHLMKKKDFSYRISKARVSCVFCVNEEMAIRELEESIAHDAPHITNKIVVQSPREGWAYFDDCIAGESDVFERPTGAEATQNDDTMLMYFTSGTTGMPKLLPHNYLYPLGHIITACYWQCVQNNGLHLTVADTGWAKTGWGKIYGQWIGGTANMVYDFDRFHADEILSLIEKYKLTTFCAPPTVYRFIIKEDLSKYDFSSLTHCCTAGEALHSEVFNAFEKATGHKIYEGFGQSEGVVLLATFPGVTPRPGSMGKPSPAYDIRLLDENLKEVEVGQEGLLAVKVDDEYPVGLFKGYLFDLDDQEERFRGGYYFTGDMAWRDEMGYYWFVGRSDDVIKSSGYRIGPFEIESVLMQHPSVLECAVTGAPDPIRGQVVKATIKLAKGYEPSDELSKELQEFVKKNTAPYKYPRLFDYVDELPKTFSGKIRRKVIRERDNMDTNPNQ, from the coding sequence ATGAAAGAAAGATATCTGGAGGAATGCGAATTTTCTTCTTACGAAGATATGCGCAATCGCTTTAGGTTCAGGATACCCGACAACTTCAACTTCGGGTTTGACGTGGTGGACGCATGGGCAGACGAAGAGCCCGAAAAGCGCGCTTTGGTATGGGCCAACCCCCAGGGTGAGGAAAGGACCTTCACCTTTACCGACATCAAGCGCCTGTCCAACCAAACGGTCAACTACCTGAAGAGAGTGGGAGTAAAGAAGGGCGATGTAGTTATGCTGGTACTGAAGAGGCGCTGGGAATACTGGGTGATATCCGTGGCCTGCCACAAGCTGGGAGCCATAGCCCTTCCCGTGAACCACCTGATGAAGAAAAAGGATTTTTCCTACCGCATCAGCAAGGCCCGGGTCTCCTGCGTCTTCTGCGTCAATGAGGAAATGGCCATCAGGGAGCTGGAGGAGTCCATCGCTCACGACGCGCCCCATATCACCAACAAGATAGTGGTCCAGAGCCCCAGAGAGGGCTGGGCTTATTTTGACGACTGCATAGCCGGCGAGAGCGACGTGTTCGAAAGACCCACCGGAGCCGAGGCGACTCAGAATGACGACACTATGCTCATGTATTTCACCTCAGGCACCACCGGCATGCCCAAGCTGCTGCCCCACAACTATCTGTATCCCCTGGGGCACATCATCACGGCCTGCTACTGGCAGTGCGTGCAGAACAACGGTCTGCATCTCACCGTAGCCGACACGGGCTGGGCCAAGACGGGCTGGGGCAAGATATACGGCCAGTGGATAGGCGGCACAGCCAACATGGTCTATGACTTTGACCGCTTTCACGCCGACGAGATACTGTCTCTCATCGAAAAATACAAGCTCACCACCTTCTGCGCGCCTCCCACGGTGTACAGATTCATCATCAAGGAGGACTTGTCCAAATACGACTTTTCCTCTCTGACCCATTGCTGCACCGCAGGCGAGGCCCTGCATTCGGAGGTGTTCAACGCCTTTGAAAAGGCCACCGGCCACAAGATATACGAGGGCTTCGGTCAGTCCGAGGGCGTGGTCCTGCTGGCCACCTTCCCCGGCGTGACTCCCCGTCCCGGCAGCATGGGCAAGCCTTCTCCCGCCTACGACATACGCCTTCTGGACGAGAACCTGAAGGAAGTGGAGGTGGGCCAGGAGGGCCTGCTGGCCGTGAAGGTGGACGACGAATATCCCGTGGGCCTCTTCAAGGGCTACCTCTTCGATCTGGACGATCAGGAAGAGCGCTTCAGAGGCGGCTACTACTTCACCGGCGATATGGCCTGGCGGGACGAGATGGGCTACTATTGGTTCGTGGGCCGCAGCGACGACGTGATCAAGTCCTCCGGCTACAGGATCGGCCCCTTTGAGATAGAGAGCGTGCTCATGCAGCATCCCTCGGTGCTGGAATGCGCCGTCACCGGCGCCCCGGACCCCATCAGAGGCCAGGTGGTCAAGGCCACCATCAAGCTGGCCAAGGGCTACGAGCCCTCCGACGAGCTGTCCAAAGAGCTGCAGGAGTTCGTGAAGAAGAACACTGCTCCCTACAAATACCCCAGGCTGTTTGACTACGTGGACGAGCTGCCCAAGACCTTCTCCGGCAAGATCCGCCGCAAGGTCATCAGAGAAAGAGATAATATGGATACCAATCCAAATCAATAA
- a CDS encoding HD domain-containing protein codes for MKDIKTYIHNHQKLSYTVLLCVMGLCINFIGYKIAHYFDLPLYLDIIGNALSAALGGYIPAFIVGLFTNLINGLSNYYTAYYSFISMLIAISAAWFAQRGYFDRLSTLPIIIVTFALIGGIFGTMLNWVLNGFWIGEGSASGLAYYFSVVRGIPPFYSLLLADLLVDFFDKTISVIITVAIVKLLPESFKSKFYFFGFRKTKVAPLEDEEGRPISDRKKMSLRTKVVLLVSGACIIIASFVSGISYKQYRTGAVDQQIYIARSILHIAAKNIDAEKIEEYLVFGEDAEGYRESERQLKTLMDSADNIEYVYAYKVEPDGCHVVFDPDTADTPGEDPGTVIPFDEAFMKVLPKLLAGEPIDPVISNERYGWLLSVYEPLRDKEGRCRCYLCVDVNMNYIAITGYQFLARVISLFFGVFIVLLTLAIWLAEQNIILPVNRIAETASQFDYSTEDSRYENVSTIAALDIRTGDEIENLYNAIVRTTKDTVKFIGEMKEQEDKINKLQTGLILVLADTVEQRDQCTGDHVQKTAAYAELIMEELQRRNMYTDVITEEFKKNVTLTAALHDVGKIKVPDRILNKPGKLTDEEFADMKRHAVYGGRIIRKAIRLIGDADSGGYFADASNLARYHHEKWNGMGYPEGLKGEEIPLAARIMAVADVFDALVSERPYKKGFSFEKAMSIIEEGSGSHFDPTIATVFLEAGDKVREIMTRQEKKLEDDDEEDEDI; via the coding sequence ATGAAAGACATCAAGACTTATATACACAATCACCAAAAGCTCTCTTACACCGTGCTCTTGTGCGTCATGGGGCTTTGCATCAATTTTATCGGCTACAAGATCGCCCATTATTTTGATTTGCCTTTGTATCTCGATATCATAGGCAACGCTCTTTCGGCCGCTCTCGGAGGCTATATCCCCGCGTTTATAGTGGGCCTCTTTACCAACCTTATCAACGGTCTCAGCAACTATTACACCGCTTACTACAGCTTCATCAGCATGCTGATAGCCATCAGCGCGGCCTGGTTTGCCCAAAGGGGCTATTTTGACCGCCTGAGCACGCTGCCCATCATCATAGTCACCTTTGCCCTCATAGGCGGCATCTTCGGCACCATGCTCAACTGGGTGCTCAACGGCTTCTGGATCGGCGAAGGCTCCGCTTCCGGTCTGGCCTATTATTTCTCGGTGGTCAGGGGCATCCCTCCCTTTTATTCCCTGCTGCTGGCCGACCTGCTGGTGGACTTTTTTGACAAGACCATATCGGTGATCATCACCGTAGCCATAGTGAAGCTGCTGCCGGAGTCCTTCAAAAGCAAGTTCTACTTCTTCGGCTTCCGCAAGACGAAGGTCGCTCCCCTGGAGGATGAGGAAGGACGGCCGATCTCCGACCGCAAAAAGATGTCCCTCCGGACCAAGGTGGTGCTGCTGGTCTCCGGGGCCTGCATCATCATAGCCAGCTTTGTATCCGGTATCAGCTACAAGCAGTACCGGACCGGCGCGGTGGATCAGCAGATATACATCGCCCGCAGCATACTCCACATAGCCGCCAAAAACATCGATGCGGAAAAGATAGAGGAATATCTGGTGTTCGGAGAAGACGCGGAGGGCTATCGCGAGAGCGAGCGTCAGCTCAAGACCCTGATGGACAGCGCCGACAACATCGAATACGTCTATGCCTACAAGGTAGAGCCCGACGGCTGTCACGTGGTCTTTGATCCCGACACGGCGGACACGCCGGGAGAGGACCCGGGCACTGTGATACCCTTTGACGAAGCCTTCATGAAGGTTCTGCCCAAGCTCCTGGCGGGGGAGCCCATCGACCCCGTTATTTCCAACGAGCGTTACGGATGGCTGCTGTCTGTATATGAGCCTCTCCGGGACAAGGAGGGCAGGTGCCGGTGCTATCTGTGCGTGGACGTGAATATGAACTACATAGCCATCACCGGCTACCAGTTCCTGGCCCGGGTCATCAGCCTCTTCTTCGGCGTCTTTATCGTGCTGCTCACGCTGGCTATCTGGCTGGCGGAGCAAAATATCATCCTGCCTGTCAACAGGATAGCGGAGACCGCGAGCCAATTTGACTATTCCACCGAAGATTCCCGCTACGAGAACGTCAGCACTATAGCCGCTCTCGACATCAGGACCGGCGACGAGATCGAGAATCTCTACAACGCCATAGTCCGGACCACCAAGGACACGGTGAAGTTCATCGGTGAGATGAAGGAGCAGGAGGATAAGATCAACAAGCTGCAGACGGGCCTGATACTGGTGCTGGCCGACACGGTGGAGCAGAGGGATCAGTGTACCGGAGACCACGTGCAGAAGACCGCGGCCTACGCCGAGCTCATCATGGAGGAGCTCCAGAGACGGAATATGTATACGGACGTCATCACCGAGGAATTCAAGAAAAACGTCACTCTCACCGCCGCTCTCCATGACGTAGGCAAGATAAAGGTGCCCGACCGCATCCTCAACAAGCCCGGCAAGCTGACCGATGAAGAATTTGCCGACATGAAGCGGCATGCGGTATACGGCGGCAGGATCATACGAAAGGCCATCAGGCTCATAGGCGACGCCGATTCGGGCGGCTATTTTGCAGACGCCTCCAATCTGGCTCGCTATCATCACGAAAAATGGAACGGCATGGGCTATCCGGAAGGCCTCAAGGGAGAGGAAATACCGCTGGCTGCCCGTATCATGGCTGTGGCGGACGTGTTTGACGCTCTGGTGTCAGAGCGCCCCTACAAAAAGGGCTTTTCCTTCGAGAAGGCCATGTCCATCATCGAAGAGGGCAGCGGCTCACACTTTGATCCCACCATAGCGACAGTGTTCCTCGAAGCCGGGGACAAGGTGCGGGAGATCATGACCCGCCAGGAAAAGAAACTGGAAGATGATGACGAGGAGGATGAGGATATCTAA
- a CDS encoding DUF3866 family protein: MLTREIATVSRIVVCDGASAEAEIIMTDGSRARAFAYAAIAGELREGDRVLVNTTACRKALGTGGVHFVIADLTRPEETAGDDRGHIVKCRYTPVQHTVMSVEEQGSPYHYQLERADSLEGLPVVCGQLHSQLPLLCCALKELDPGCRIAYVMTDYSSLPIGFSRLVKTLKQGGALDWTITCGQAFGGDYEAVNACSAMVFARDVLKADYAAVLPGPGNAGTGTRLGFGSLDMAGVLNGAAVMKGRCVCIPRICFADQRPRHRGLSHHTATMLRDFVLLPVIVPLPAIDDPDKSRSLDRQLEESGIGRRHRLIRSSCRAGKDLADRLGIRLSTMGHSFEDTPEFFLASSAAAEIAVKLKKGEAPE; encoded by the coding sequence GTGCTGACAAGAGAAATAGCCACGGTCTCCCGGATCGTCGTCTGCGACGGCGCGTCCGCGGAGGCGGAGATCATCATGACCGACGGGTCCCGGGCCCGGGCCTTTGCCTACGCCGCCATAGCCGGCGAGCTGAGGGAAGGGGACCGGGTGCTGGTGAACACCACAGCCTGCCGCAAGGCTCTGGGCACCGGCGGGGTCCATTTTGTCATAGCCGATCTCACAAGGCCGGAGGAGACCGCCGGCGACGACCGGGGGCACATTGTGAAGTGCCGCTATACCCCGGTCCAGCATACTGTGATGAGCGTGGAGGAGCAGGGCTCCCCATACCATTATCAGCTGGAAAGGGCCGACTCCCTGGAGGGCTTGCCGGTGGTGTGCGGACAGCTCCACAGCCAGCTGCCCCTTTTGTGCTGCGCCCTGAAGGAGCTGGACCCCGGATGCCGCATAGCCTACGTGATGACCGACTATTCCAGCCTGCCCATAGGCTTTTCCCGGCTGGTAAAGACCCTGAAGCAGGGAGGAGCCCTGGACTGGACCATCACCTGCGGACAGGCCTTCGGAGGAGACTACGAGGCGGTGAACGCCTGCTCCGCCATGGTCTTTGCCCGGGACGTTCTGAAGGCTGACTACGCGGCCGTCCTGCCGGGACCCGGCAACGCGGGCACCGGCACCCGTCTGGGCTTTGGCAGTCTGGATATGGCCGGAGTGCTGAACGGCGCGGCGGTCATGAAGGGGCGCTGCGTGTGCATCCCCCGCATCTGCTTTGCTGACCAGAGACCCAGACACCGGGGCCTGAGCCATCATACGGCCACCATGCTGCGGGACTTTGTCCTGCTGCCGGTGATAGTCCCCCTGCCCGCGATAGACGACCCGGACAAGAGCCGGAGCCTGGACCGGCAGCTGGAGGAGTCGGGCATAGGCAGACGGCACCGCCTGATCAGGTCCTCCTGCCGGGCGGGGAAGGACTTGGCCGACCGGCTGGGCATACGCCTTTCCACCATGGGCCACTCCTTTGAGGACACTCCGGAGTTTTTCCTGGCTTCCTCCGCCGCGGCGGAGATAGCCGTGAAGCTGAAGAAGGGCGAAGCCCCGGAATAG
- a CDS encoding M20/M25/M40 family metallo-hydrolase has protein sequence MKRAQVNSERLLALLRRLLLIAGPSGRERQVADAVAEKAESLGFRVYEDGAGRALGTECGNLICALAGDSGGAPLILNAHLDTVDTPRAPALKEEQGVLRSDGSTILGADDRAGAAALLEAAETAIERGIPRGDLYLVFTVCEEQGLKGALHLEAARLPRAPWYSFDAGKRAGVCVYSAAGRASVDVTVTGPEAICVLSRAIASLPWGRLENGDTANTGLIRGSSREERACLQAALRSRSAVRMAGLKERMAAAFYAAAKEAGVRAEVAMRDEYPPLETDPAAPVCRLALEAAEMAGLEPALDTSGGGYDANRLQAMGFPAVALGAGYRNAHSPEEYIEAAEVIGAAGMAVSLIELFGKRRGQC, from the coding sequence ATGAAGAGAGCGCAGGTAAACAGTGAGCGTCTGCTGGCCCTGCTGAGAAGGCTGCTGCTGATCGCGGGCCCCTCCGGCAGGGAAAGACAGGTGGCGGACGCCGTGGCCGAAAAGGCCGAGTCCCTGGGCTTTCGGGTGTATGAAGACGGAGCCGGCAGGGCCTTGGGCACCGAGTGCGGCAATCTGATCTGCGCTCTGGCAGGAGACTCCGGCGGCGCGCCCCTTATCCTCAACGCCCATCTGGACACGGTGGATACTCCCCGGGCGCCGGCGCTGAAGGAAGAGCAGGGGGTCCTGCGGAGCGACGGCTCCACCATTCTGGGAGCCGACGACAGGGCGGGAGCGGCCGCCCTCCTCGAAGCCGCGGAGACCGCCATAGAAAGAGGGATCCCCCGGGGGGATCTGTATCTGGTGTTTACGGTGTGCGAGGAGCAGGGACTCAAGGGCGCGCTCCATTTGGAGGCGGCCCGGCTCCCCCGGGCTCCCTGGTATTCCTTTGACGCCGGCAAGAGAGCGGGGGTCTGCGTGTATTCCGCCGCGGGCCGGGCCTCCGTGGACGTGACCGTTACGGGCCCCGAGGCCATATGCGTCCTGTCCCGGGCCATAGCTTCTCTCCCCTGGGGGAGGCTGGAGAACGGCGACACCGCCAACACAGGCCTTATCCGGGGCAGCTCCCGGGAGGAGAGAGCCTGTCTGCAGGCGGCGCTGCGGAGCCGCTCCGCGGTCCGTATGGCGGGGCTGAAGGAGCGTATGGCAGCAGCGTTTTATGCGGCGGCAAAGGAGGCGGGAGTCCGGGCCGAGGTGGCCATGAGAGACGAATATCCCCCTCTGGAGACGGACCCGGCTGCCCCGGTGTGCCGTCTGGCCCTGGAGGCCGCGGAGATGGCGGGACTGGAGCCGGCCCTGGATACCTCCGGCGGCGGCTACGACGCCAACAGACTGCAGGCCATGGGCTTTCCCGCCGTGGCTTTGGGCGCCGGCTACAGGAACGCCCATTCCCCCGAGGAATATATCGAAGCTGCCGAAGTGATCGGAGCGGCCGGCATGGCCGTCTCCCTCATAGAGCTTTTCGGCAAAAGGAGAGGCCAGTGCTGA
- a CDS encoding M20/M25/M40 family metallo-hydrolase yields MINKQRLLSEFLELCSVPSVSGDERRIADLVTAKLQQAGFSVYEDGAGRVIPAGAGNIIALLPGSPEIAPVIFSAHMDSVESTADLKPVIEDGVIKSDGSTILGADDKTGIAVALEGIRSYLESGMPHGDIQCVFTVSEEVGLCGSVNLDTSRIVPGNMYVLDSGSPVCSMVVAAPSQNTMTYEIIGKAAHAGMAPETGVNSIACAAAAISRIQWGRLDGETTCNVGVIEGGKARNIVPDYCRVLTEARSHDPEKLAALTESINEAFRAACAEFGAELRSEVADEYRAFRFDPEEPICQTAIKAARKLGIEPVYEISGGGFDANCFNAKGIPAVALGTGYEHCHTHEECIREEDLYTSAMQVRNILEVLYEESAGKQ; encoded by the coding sequence ATGATCAACAAACAAAGACTGCTCTCCGAGTTTCTGGAGCTGTGCTCCGTCCCCTCCGTGTCCGGCGACGAAAGGCGTATCGCCGACCTGGTGACTGCCAAGCTGCAGCAGGCCGGCTTCAGCGTATATGAAGACGGAGCCGGCCGGGTGATACCCGCCGGCGCAGGCAATATCATAGCTCTGCTGCCCGGGTCCCCGGAGATAGCTCCGGTGATATTCTCGGCCCATATGGACAGCGTGGAATCCACCGCGGACCTGAAGCCCGTCATAGAGGACGGGGTCATCAAAAGCGACGGCTCCACCATCCTGGGAGCCGACGACAAGACCGGCATAGCCGTGGCTCTGGAAGGCATCAGAAGCTATCTGGAGAGCGGAATGCCCCACGGAGACATACAGTGCGTGTTTACGGTCAGCGAGGAAGTGGGCCTCTGCGGCTCCGTGAATCTGGACACCTCCCGGATAGTCCCGGGCAATATGTACGTGCTGGATTCCGGCAGCCCCGTGTGTTCCATGGTGGTGGCGGCTCCCAGCCAGAACACCATGACCTATGAGATCATAGGCAAGGCCGCCCATGCGGGCATGGCTCCGGAAACGGGCGTCAACAGCATCGCCTGCGCCGCCGCGGCCATCAGCCGGATACAGTGGGGCAGGCTGGACGGCGAGACCACCTGCAACGTGGGAGTGATAGAAGGCGGCAAGGCCAGAAACATAGTGCCCGACTATTGCCGGGTGCTGACGGAGGCCCGCAGCCACGACCCGGAGAAGCTGGCGGCTCTCACCGAGTCCATCAACGAGGCCTTCAGAGCGGCCTGCGCCGAGTTCGGAGCGGAGCTCCGCTCGGAGGTGGCGGACGAATACAGGGCCTTCAGATTTGACCCGGAGGAGCCCATTTGTCAGACAGCCATCAAGGCTGCCCGGAAGCTGGGCATAGAGCCGGTGTACGAGATCTCCGGAGGAGGCTTTGACGCCAACTGCTTCAACGCCAAGGGCATCCCCGCCGTGGCTCTGGGCACAGGCTACGAGCACTGCCACACCCACGAGGAATGTATCCGGGAGGAGGATCTCTATACCTCCGCCATGCAGGTCAGAAATATTCTGGAAGTCCTGTATGAAGAGAGCGCAGGTAAACAGTGA
- a CDS encoding NFACT family protein: MTYDSLVLRHTIKELSPCILGALVQKARQSESSEALLEMRSRGEDLRLLLSWNATFARMYLTASGIKAAPKAPDFCMILRKYLTGSILTEVRQIGLERIVRLSFDSGGAVYQLWLEIMGRHSNLTLTDSEGLILGVAKPVGRKVSAVRQLLIGMTYTLPPNTERRDPFRTDPETFAGLIRDIGAEECSPAFIKAFTGLFEGFSPQLAAEVWLGLTPGDTEQAYERIRSLEELPAGCWLQTEPDGKAAGAYPLYLRSLPEASQKPRDSINETLDTAYRSLISRHLRETARKELLVRTDKSIAFNEGLIKSCRETLAKLPMADRYRELGDLLFGSLHAVKKGDPFCEVTDYYDPELKTVRIDLDTRLAPAENAERYYKRAKRVKAAAEQAEERIPPAEERLRQLREAREQTLAEDRLQGLRDIKNRLQEAGLLKEIKAAEEEGSGFDGYRIRRTWSPEGWEILYGESADANDYLTTRLARPNDIWFHGRQITGSHVIIRTTAKTCNQVPYGSILYAAGIAAANSQAKHSSLVPVDYTFRKYVRKPKGSPPGFVIYRNEKTIDVKNKRLQ, encoded by the coding sequence ATGACCTATGACAGCCTGGTACTCAGGCACACCATAAAAGAGCTGAGCCCCTGTATCCTGGGGGCTCTTGTTCAAAAGGCCCGCCAGTCCGAGAGCTCAGAGGCGCTGCTGGAAATGAGGAGCCGGGGGGAGGACCTGCGTCTCCTGCTGAGCTGGAACGCCACGTTTGCCCGGATGTATCTTACCGCCTCCGGCATCAAGGCTGCTCCCAAGGCTCCGGACTTCTGTATGATACTCCGCAAATACCTGACGGGGAGCATACTCACGGAGGTGCGGCAGATAGGCCTGGAGCGGATAGTCAGGCTGTCCTTTGACAGCGGCGGCGCCGTGTATCAGCTCTGGCTGGAGATTATGGGGCGCCATTCCAACCTAACCCTCACGGACTCCGAAGGACTGATACTGGGGGTGGCCAAGCCCGTGGGCAGAAAGGTCAGCGCCGTGAGGCAGCTGCTGATCGGTATGACCTACACTCTGCCTCCCAATACGGAGAGAAGAGATCCCTTCCGCACGGACCCGGAGACCTTTGCCGGCTTGATCCGGGACATAGGGGCCGAAGAGTGTTCTCCCGCCTTTATCAAGGCCTTCACAGGCCTGTTTGAGGGCTTTTCTCCCCAGCTGGCCGCGGAGGTGTGGCTGGGGCTGACCCCCGGGGACACGGAGCAGGCATACGAGAGGATACGGAGCCTTGAAGAGCTGCCGGCGGGGTGCTGGCTCCAGACTGAGCCCGACGGCAAGGCCGCCGGGGCCTACCCTCTGTATCTGCGCTCGCTGCCCGAGGCTTCCCAGAAGCCCAGGGATTCCATCAACGAGACTCTGGACACTGCCTACAGGAGCCTCATTTCCCGCCACCTGAGAGAGACCGCCCGCAAGGAGCTGCTGGTCCGGACCGACAAGAGCATCGCCTTCAACGAGGGCCTGATCAAGTCCTGCCGGGAGACCCTGGCCAAGCTGCCCATGGCGGACAGATACAGAGAGCTGGGAGACCTGTTGTTCGGGTCTCTCCACGCCGTCAAAAAGGGCGACCCCTTTTGCGAGGTGACGGACTACTACGATCCGGAGCTGAAGACGGTGCGCATAGATCTGGACACCCGTCTCGCCCCGGCGGAAAACGCCGAGCGCTATTACAAGAGGGCCAAGCGGGTGAAGGCGGCGGCAGAGCAGGCAGAGGAACGCATACCTCCGGCGGAGGAGCGCCTGAGACAGCTGCGGGAGGCCCGGGAGCAGACTCTGGCAGAGGACAGGCTGCAGGGGCTCAGAGACATCAAAAACCGGCTGCAGGAGGCCGGGCTGCTGAAGGAGATCAAGGCGGCCGAGGAGGAAGGCTCTGGCTTTGACGGCTACAGGATCCGCCGGACCTGGTCTCCGGAGGGCTGGGAGATACTGTACGGCGAGAGCGCCGACGCCAACGACTATCTGACCACCCGGCTGGCCCGTCCCAACGACATCTGGTTCCACGGACGGCAGATCACCGGCTCCCACGTGATCATACGCACCACTGCCAAGACCTGCAACCAGGTGCCCTACGGCTCCATACTCTATGCGGCGGGCATCGCCGCCGCCAACAGTCAGGCAAAGCATTCCTCCCTGGTGCCCGTGGATTATACCTTCAGGAAATACGTGCGCAAGCCCAAGGGGTCCCCTCCGGGCTTCGTGATATACAGAAACGAAAAAACCATAGACGTAAAAAACAAGAGGCTGCAATGA
- the trmFO gene encoding methylenetetrahydrofolate--tRNA-(uracil(54)-C(5))-methyltransferase (FADH(2)-oxidizing) TrmFO, translating to MHEEHHGGYGEEPPQGGSRHGTGPVSRVTVIGGGLAGCECAMSLARRGVDCRLWEMRPLKTTPAHTTDLLGELVCSSSLKAESPDTAHGLLKKEMSLMGSLVLEAAEAARVPGGAALCVDKALFAEYITRALEESDRIEIVRREALSLPEEGICVTATGPLTSPDMARALADAVGSGSLSFFDAIAPSVDIGSVDMSRAFRQSRYGKGDADYINCPLTREEYHAFVQALVEGEKAPLHLAEDEKAVYYEGCLPVEVMAARGPETLAFGMLKPVGIEDPATGRRPYAVLQLRQENREGTVWGLVGCQTQLRQSEQKRIFGMVPALAGASFVRYGQVHRNTYLQSPGLLDPFFRLKRDPRLFFAGQLIGVEGYMESAMTGIVCGINIARLLSGQEPILFPAATITGALQRYVSGGPGLSSAGKPLPFVPMNSNFGILPYAGGRGKQGRKEAKAAAALEAMEKMGENML from the coding sequence ATGCATGAAGAACATCACGGTGGATATGGTGAAGAGCCGCCTCAGGGAGGCTCTCGCCATGGGACGGGACCGGTGAGCCGGGTCACTGTGATAGGAGGCGGGCTGGCGGGCTGCGAATGCGCCATGAGCCTGGCCCGAAGAGGCGTGGACTGCCGGCTGTGGGAGATGCGGCCTCTGAAGACCACCCCGGCCCACACCACGGACCTGCTGGGGGAGCTGGTGTGCTCCTCATCCCTGAAGGCCGAGTCTCCCGACACGGCTCACGGCCTGCTGAAAAAGGAGATGTCCCTCATGGGCTCCCTGGTGCTGGAGGCTGCGGAGGCAGCCAGAGTGCCCGGGGGAGCCGCTCTCTGCGTGGACAAGGCCCTCTTTGCGGAATATATCACCCGGGCTCTGGAGGAGTCGGACCGGATAGAGATAGTGAGGCGCGAGGCCCTTTCTCTGCCGGAGGAGGGGATATGCGTCACGGCCACCGGGCCTCTCACTTCCCCGGATATGGCCCGGGCCCTGGCGGACGCCGTGGGCAGCGGTTCGCTCTCCTTTTTTGACGCCATAGCTCCGTCGGTGGATATAGGCTCGGTGGATATGAGCCGCGCCTTCAGGCAGTCCCGATACGGCAAGGGGGATGCGGACTATATCAATTGTCCCCTGACCCGGGAGGAGTATCACGCCTTCGTGCAGGCGCTGGTGGAGGGGGAAAAGGCCCCTCTGCATCTGGCCGAGGACGAAAAGGCCGTGTATTACGAAGGCTGTCTGCCCGTGGAGGTCATGGCAGCCAGAGGCCCGGAGACCCTGGCCTTCGGCATGCTGAAGCCCGTGGGCATAGAGGACCCGGCCACCGGACGGCGCCCCTATGCGGTGCTGCAGCTGAGGCAGGAGAACCGGGAGGGGACCGTGTGGGGCCTGGTGGGCTGTCAGACCCAGCTGCGGCAGAGCGAGCAAAAACGCATTTTCGGCATGGTGCCGGCTCTTGCCGGAGCTTCCTTTGTCCGCTACGGACAGGTGCACCGGAACACCTATCTCCAAAGCCCCGGGCTGCTGGACCCCTTTTTCAGACTGAAGCGGGACCCCCGGCTCTTTTTTGCCGGGCAGCTCATAGGAGTGGAGGGCTATATGGAGTCGGCCATGACGGGCATAGTGTGCGGCATCAATATAGCCCGGCTGCTGTCCGGTCAGGAGCCCATCCTGTTCCCGGCAGCCACCATCACCGGAGCCCTGCAGAGATACGTGTCCGGGGGCCCCGGGCTCTCGTCGGCCGGCAAGCCGCTGCCCTTTGTCCCCATGAACTCCAACTTCGGCATCCTGCCCTATGCGGGAGGCAGAGGCAAGCAGGGGCGCAAGGAGGCAAAAGCCGCGGCGGCCCTGGAAGCTATGGAAAAAATGGGAGAAAATATGTTATGA